In Methanoregula sp., a single genomic region encodes these proteins:
- a CDS encoding roadblock/LC7 domain-containing protein: protein MLKQKISAFIDKIQAIEGVSACALVSRDGIIAGKFFDQNMNEPWFGALSATILASAESVGSLIKMKAMESVTIRAQDTSVIVMGAGENFIITAIVRDKTDADRVHTEMHTIAKKIGEVM, encoded by the coding sequence ATGTTGAAACAGAAGATCTCTGCATTTATTGATAAGATTCAGGCGATTGAGGGGGTTTCAGCATGTGCCCTTGTTTCTCGTGATGGGATCATAGCAGGAAAATTTTTTGACCAGAATATGAATGAACCGTGGTTTGGTGCGTTGTCTGCAACCATACTCGCATCTGCCGAATCTGTCGGGAGTCTGATTAAGATGAAAGCCATGGAGTCGGTGACAATACGGGCACAGGACACCTCAGTTATCGTCATGGGTGCCGGGGAAAATTTTATTATCACCGCAATAGTCAGAGATAAAACTGATGCTGACAGAGTGCATACAGAGATGCATACGATCGCTAAAAAGATCGGGGAGGTTATGTAA
- the minD gene encoding cell division ATPase MinD: MIRAYTITSGKGGVGKTTLTVNLGISLALLGRETYILDADIGMANLALILGMEDVPVTLHEVLAGKADIDDAIYEGPGGVKIVPSGISLQGFQQADPDKLRDVMHRLVDKCEYLLIDAPSGISKEGVVPLSVADEVILVVNPELASMADALKTKILCEVMGGRVYGAILNRAGLEHTELRSHSVEDVLGVRVIDVVPEDANVRRAAAYKKPCVVKYPRTDASRAFRRIAAEISGVEYEDSFGEKKAEGFVDRLARSVFR; this comes from the coding sequence ATGATCCGTGCATATACCATTACTTCGGGAAAAGGCGGCGTGGGCAAGACCACTCTCACGGTAAATCTCGGTATATCGCTCGCACTTCTGGGCCGTGAGACCTATATTCTCGATGCCGATATCGGCATGGCAAACCTGGCACTGATCCTCGGCATGGAGGATGTGCCGGTCACCCTGCATGAAGTGCTTGCCGGAAAAGCAGATATTGACGATGCAATTTATGAAGGCCCCGGGGGAGTGAAAATTGTGCCCAGCGGGATCTCACTCCAGGGATTCCAGCAGGCCGATCCTGATAAACTCCGTGACGTGATGCACCGGCTGGTTGACAAATGCGAATATCTCCTGATCGATGCCCCGAGCGGGATATCGAAAGAAGGTGTGGTGCCACTCTCGGTTGCCGATGAAGTCATTCTCGTCGTCAACCCGGAACTTGCTTCAATGGCCGATGCCTTAAAGACCAAAATTCTCTGCGAGGTGATGGGGGGTCGCGTCTACGGTGCGATCCTGAACCGGGCCGGGCTCGAACATACCGAGCTCCGTTCGCACAGCGTAGAGGATGTCCTGGGTGTCCGCGTGATCGATGTTGTTCCCGAAGATGCAAATGTCAGGAGAGCCGCTGCCTACAAAAAGCCCTGTGTCGTAAAATATCCCCGGACAGATGCTTCAAGAGCATTCAGGAGAATTGCTGCAGAGATCTCGGGCGTTGAGTACGAAGATTCCTTCGGAGAAAAAAAGGCAGAGGGCTTTGTTGACCGGCTCGCCCGGTCGGTATTCCGGTGA
- a CDS encoding NfeD family protein, translating into MVLPDPGLSFGWLLIIAGALLLLVEVHSPGFFATVPATVLIFLGILQIMGVDISNPWAGGIIGIVTALCAAGFTVWMYGKITPDESPTTISRDSLIGMEGQVQKSVDATSISGKVVIGSTEWSARSTGSTIPAGKRVKVVDSQGVHIVVEEVV; encoded by the coding sequence ATGGTACTTCCTGATCCGGGGTTATCCTTTGGATGGCTGCTTATAATTGCCGGGGCCTTGCTGCTTCTCGTTGAAGTGCACAGCCCGGGTTTTTTTGCGACTGTACCTGCTACAGTACTGATCTTTTTGGGAATATTGCAAATCATGGGTGTGGATATATCCAATCCCTGGGCGGGGGGCATCATCGGTATTGTTACTGCCCTTTGCGCTGCCGGTTTCACGGTCTGGATGTACGGGAAAATTACTCCGGATGAAAGCCCGACGACCATCAGCCGGGACTCGTTGATCGGCATGGAGGGTCAGGTGCAGAAATCCGTGGATGCCACCAGCATCTCCGGCAAAGTCGTGATTGGCAGTACGGAATGGAGTGCACGCTCAACCGGCTCAACAATCCCGGCCGGAAAACGGGTAAAAGTGGTAGATTCTCAAGGAGTACATATCGTAGTTGAAGAGGTAGTATAA
- a CDS encoding DNA-directed RNA polymerase subunit H: MSTKLNVLRHAMVPDHQIMSEEEVSELFTKFNITTDHLPKIFHDDPAVKTIGAEADDVIRIIRESHTAGRAESYRLVVKRPKK; this comes from the coding sequence TTGAGCACCAAACTGAATGTGTTGAGGCACGCGATGGTGCCAGACCATCAAATCATGAGTGAAGAAGAGGTATCTGAGCTCTTCACCAAATTCAACATCACTACCGACCATTTACCAAAAATTTTCCATGACGATCCAGCAGTCAAGACGATCGGCGCAGAAGCCGATGATGTGATACGAATTATCCGTGAGAGCCATACCGCAGGTAGAGCTGAATCGTACCGTCTCGTGGTAAAGAGACCCAAGAAATAA
- a CDS encoding response regulator has protein sequence MFTILVVDDSPFIVDVFVTMLERGGYRTVAAYGGEECLEILKTVTPDLILLDIMMEPMDGWETLEKVKENPSTKEIPVLMLTAKQLTPVEAQEYGIYIEDYVLKPITHRELYDAIEHVLNRRQSIKSDMDMAKESGFDAEIITEYARLSKSIDVNRRLMKILETTYNFNDSKVRVSDEISRAIKSMEMNIKFQENRLQQIKGELSGTSANK, from the coding sequence ATGTTTACGATACTTGTAGTCGACGACAGCCCATTTATTGTCGATGTCTTCGTCACCATGCTGGAGCGCGGGGGATACCGCACGGTTGCTGCATACGGGGGTGAGGAGTGCCTGGAGATATTAAAGACAGTTACCCCCGATCTCATCCTGCTCGATATCATGATGGAACCGATGGACGGGTGGGAGACCCTTGAAAAGGTCAAGGAAAATCCCTCGACCAAAGAGATCCCGGTCCTCATGCTCACGGCAAAACAGCTGACTCCCGTAGAAGCCCAGGAATATGGGATTTACATAGAAGATTATGTCTTAAAACCCATCACTCATCGCGAACTCTACGATGCCATCGAACATGTACTCAACCGCAGGCAGTCCATAAAATCGGATATGGACATGGCAAAAGAATCCGGTTTCGATGCGGAGATAATCACCGAATATGCCCGGCTGAGCAAGAGCATCGATGTGAACAGGCGCCTGATGAAAATCCTTGAAACCACCTACAACTTCAATGATTCAAAAGTCCGTGTCAGCGATGAGATATCCCGTGCAATCAAAAGCATGGAAATGAACATAAAATTCCAGGAGAACCGGCTCCAGCAGATAAAAGGCGAACTCTCGGGAACATCGGCAAACAAATAA
- a CDS encoding site-2 protease family protein: MDWLLILILLVAVYAAIAFVIHRNKLWEEHIVFYGPIMAIRTNRVGFFDKFAAFRTFFRIYGSAGVIAVIIVSVFITVMLFISVRYTLMIQPEPTGIYKPQNILLLPGINEYVPSTFAVWLAFIITIAVHEFGHAILCRVENIKVRSMGALIAVIPIGFFVEPDEEELEKCKGMPKIRMFGAGITNNLVVGFSCFVLLILCMGLVTPLATPAIHGIYKDYPAEKAGIPPGSLVTAINGVPVASRADISNLLNTTKPGETITLTVEKDSIVKDYPLTLAAWPPEYAGPASGFMGVQYYDGETVKSTVEGMLSPIGFFQFLVIPFANDTSIQFLRILAFETPDTTYYKVPFEGFWGVIHLLFWCGWININVGIFNAIPMVPLDGGYIFKEGVDRLLDRRGLLKYSGYITGAVSYVMLVVLVSLIALPYILHM; encoded by the coding sequence ATGGACTGGCTCCTTATTCTCATTCTTCTGGTTGCCGTTTATGCAGCGATAGCCTTTGTCATCCACCGGAATAAACTCTGGGAGGAGCACATCGTCTTTTACGGTCCGATCATGGCCATCCGGACGAACCGTGTCGGTTTTTTCGACAAATTTGCCGCATTTCGGACGTTTTTCAGGATCTATGGGTCCGCCGGGGTTATTGCCGTCATCATCGTCTCCGTATTTATCACAGTCATGCTCTTTATCTCGGTGCGCTACACGCTGATGATCCAGCCGGAGCCTACCGGCATCTACAAACCGCAGAACATCCTGCTGTTACCGGGCATCAATGAGTATGTACCGTCCACATTTGCGGTCTGGCTTGCATTTATTATCACCATCGCAGTCCACGAATTCGGGCATGCGATCCTTTGCCGGGTCGAGAATATTAAAGTGAGGAGCATGGGGGCACTTATTGCAGTCATCCCCATCGGTTTTTTTGTCGAGCCTGATGAAGAAGAACTGGAAAAGTGCAAGGGTATGCCTAAAATCCGGATGTTCGGGGCCGGTATCACCAATAATCTTGTTGTCGGCTTTTCCTGTTTTGTGCTGCTCATCCTCTGCATGGGTCTTGTAACGCCCCTCGCCACCCCTGCCATCCACGGGATCTACAAGGACTATCCTGCAGAAAAGGCGGGGATACCCCCCGGTTCCCTGGTGACAGCCATCAATGGAGTACCTGTCGCGAGCCGGGCCGATATCTCAAATCTCTTAAACACGACAAAGCCCGGAGAAACAATCACCCTCACCGTTGAGAAGGACAGTATTGTCAAAGATTACCCCCTCACCCTTGCCGCATGGCCTCCGGAGTATGCCGGCCCTGCAAGTGGATTTATGGGCGTCCAGTACTATGACGGTGAAACGGTCAAGTCGACGGTCGAAGGAATGCTCTCTCCCATCGGGTTCTTCCAGTTCCTCGTTATTCCTTTTGCAAACGACACCAGTATCCAGTTCCTCCGCATACTGGCATTCGAGACCCCGGACACCACCTACTATAAGGTACCTTTCGAAGGATTCTGGGGAGTCATTCACCTGCTCTTCTGGTGCGGCTGGATCAATATCAATGTCGGGATATTCAATGCAATTCCGATGGTGCCGCTGGATGGGGGCTATATCTTCAAAGAAGGCGTTGACCGGCTTCTCGACAGGCGCGGACTCCTGAAATATTCCGGGTATATTACCGGTGCAGTATCCTATGTCATGCTGGTCGTTCTCGTATCGCTGATTGCGCTGCCGTATATTCTTCATATGTAA
- a CDS encoding ARMT1-like domain-containing protein, whose product MKITGTCTDCLISRVRLECTLCNATEAKTAEAVAECSALLEDIRNAPLSHPQIASRIHRRAYEILGTSDPFARLKRQGNNQAIEVCKKVQGNLVTFRDHVLAAVIGNTFDYGVKGHTVAEDFSVFFGREFEKGLTIDDTDAIFPLCTRVVYLSDNCGEIVLDRLLIKYLKTHGAHVTLAVKDAPALNDATLQDAWDLHLDFIVDCLTTTGGGAEIGICMENIPDDLRNAIKRCTIIIAKGMANFESLSEMENLPPVAYLMAAKCGPVAHEAGGVPVGSKIALLRK is encoded by the coding sequence ATGAAAATTACCGGCACCTGTACCGATTGTCTCATATCCCGCGTGCGGCTGGAGTGCACATTGTGCAATGCCACGGAAGCAAAGACTGCTGAGGCGGTTGCCGAATGCTCTGCTCTTTTAGAAGATATCCGCAATGCACCGTTAAGTCATCCGCAGATCGCAAGCCGGATCCATCGGAGGGCATATGAAATCCTGGGCACTTCCGATCCGTTTGCCAGGCTCAAAAGACAGGGTAACAATCAGGCAATAGAAGTCTGTAAAAAAGTGCAGGGTAACCTGGTGACATTCCGGGACCATGTGCTTGCCGCGGTTATCGGCAACACCTTTGATTATGGTGTAAAGGGGCATACCGTTGCCGAAGATTTTTCAGTTTTTTTCGGGCGCGAGTTTGAAAAAGGCCTGACAATTGATGACACAGACGCAATTTTTCCTCTCTGCACCCGCGTGGTGTACTTAAGCGATAACTGTGGCGAGATTGTACTCGACCGGCTGCTCATCAAGTACTTAAAAACCCACGGCGCTCATGTGACGCTCGCGGTCAAGGATGCACCTGCCCTCAACGATGCCACCTTACAGGATGCGTGGGACTTACATCTTGATTTCATCGTTGACTGTCTCACGACAACCGGCGGGGGAGCGGAGATCGGCATCTGCATGGAGAACATTCCCGATGATTTGCGAAACGCGATCAAGCGCTGTACCATAATCATTGCAAAAGGCATGGCCAACTTCGAGTCTCTATCGGAAATGGAGAACCTGCCCCCGGTTGCTTACTTAATGGCAGCAAAGTGCGGGCCCGTTGCACACGAGGCCGGCGGAGTTCCGGTTGGCTCGAAGATTGCCCTGCTGCGGAAGTGA
- a CDS encoding response regulator → MDDSILIVDDSPYIVDGLVALLKRKGFKPIAAHGGDEAISILSTNKPDLILLDIMMEPMDGWETLGKIKANPETSGLPVLMFSAKKISPEEAQEHSLNIEDFVSKPVNPAQLLDSIKRIFERRRSVKQDSTEAKEAGMNVEMVDEYSALRKSIEVDRNLLEVLKNASGMNIPGHAVPEDDLQSINKLDEKIKADERRLKEISETFAKGD, encoded by the coding sequence GTGGATGATTCAATTCTCATTGTAGATGACAGCCCCTATATTGTAGATGGCCTGGTTGCCCTTTTAAAAAGGAAAGGTTTCAAACCGATTGCAGCCCATGGCGGGGACGAAGCTATATCCATTCTCTCAACCAATAAACCCGATCTCATCCTGCTCGACATCATGATGGAACCGATGGACGGGTGGGAAACGTTAGGGAAGATCAAGGCCAATCCGGAAACCAGCGGTCTTCCGGTCCTCATGTTCTCGGCAAAAAAGATCAGCCCCGAAGAAGCACAGGAACACAGCCTTAATATTGAGGATTTTGTCTCAAAACCGGTCAATCCTGCTCAGCTTCTCGATTCGATAAAACGGATCTTTGAACGCCGCCGCAGCGTCAAACAGGATTCTACGGAGGCAAAGGAAGCCGGAATGAATGTCGAAATGGTTGATGAGTATTCCGCGCTCCGGAAGAGTATAGAAGTTGACCGAAATCTTCTTGAAGTATTGAAAAATGCAAGCGGCATGAATATTCCCGGGCATGCTGTCCCTGAAGATGATCTGCAGTCGATCAACAAACTGGATGAGAAAATCAAGGCAGACGAACGCCGCTTAAAAGAGATCAGCGAGACGTTTGCAAAAGGGGACTGA
- the rnhB gene encoding ribonuclease HII gives MICGVDEAGKGSVLGPMVVAAVGITSEEVLADLGMKDSKLLSAKERERLYTIIKKKCRVAIVKLDAQDIDLVRQDMTLNAAVARAHAQVIARLSPACAYVDACDVNTFRYAEMVKNHLDNPCEIVSEHHADEKFPVVSAASIIAKVTRDRAITTLAKKYGEIGSGYPSDPVTIRWLNAYIDEHRVPPPIARKSWKTVSAILAKKTQRSLGDF, from the coding sequence GTGATCTGCGGGGTGGATGAGGCGGGTAAGGGTTCGGTACTGGGCCCCATGGTGGTTGCAGCGGTAGGAATAACCTCTGAAGAGGTTCTTGCTGACCTGGGAATGAAAGATTCAAAACTGCTGTCTGCAAAAGAGCGCGAGCGCCTGTATACGATAATTAAAAAAAAATGCCGGGTTGCGATCGTTAAGCTTGACGCGCAGGATATTGATTTGGTGCGGCAGGACATGACCCTCAATGCGGCTGTTGCCCGGGCGCATGCCCAGGTGATTGCCAGACTCTCCCCTGCCTGCGCTTATGTGGATGCCTGCGACGTGAACACATTCCGGTACGCTGAAATGGTGAAAAACCACCTGGACAATCCCTGCGAGATCGTATCAGAGCACCATGCAGACGAAAAGTTTCCGGTAGTGTCTGCGGCGAGCATCATCGCAAAAGTGACCCGTGACCGGGCAATAACCACGCTTGCAAAAAAATATGGCGAGATCGGGAGCGGATATCCTTCGGATCCGGTCACTATCCGGTGGCTGAATGCCTATATCGATGAGCACCGCGTCCCACCTCCCATCGCCCGGAAAAGCTGGAAGACGGTGAGCGCGATCCTTGCAAAAAAGACCCAGAGATCTCTGGGAGATTTTTAA
- a CDS encoding stomatin-like protein produces MDFIGTLVVIFLILVIVIIFAKGVVIVQPYEQGLQVRLGQYVGRMNPGFRWIVPFVSDVIKLDLRTQVMEVPSQEVITKDNSPTNVDAIVYVRVIDPEKAYFEVANYRMATVVLAQTSLRGIIGDMELDEVLYNRDVINTKLRDILDRETDQWGVKVERVEIKEVDPVAAVKNAMTEQTAAERARRAAILRADGDKRSAILKAEGLRQSMILEAEGERQSKVLRAEGERLSRILQAQGEAQGLRILSVGAAPLDNRAMTVLTLNALKNMADGQATKIIFPFELSQLIRQGAKFLGATDETAEVVAGRPVMDETILGDMPQREEVNAILKEIKDAVPKVSVDELKDTSKRKLAVDADAEAPVIPPAA; encoded by the coding sequence ATGGATTTTATAGGAACACTCGTAGTCATATTCTTAATTCTCGTCATAGTCATCATTTTTGCAAAAGGTGTGGTTATTGTCCAGCCCTATGAACAGGGACTCCAAGTCCGTCTCGGCCAGTATGTCGGGCGGATGAATCCCGGTTTCCGCTGGATAGTACCGTTTGTCAGCGATGTGATCAAACTCGACCTCCGCACGCAAGTCATGGAAGTGCCGTCGCAGGAAGTGATCACCAAGGATAATTCGCCCACCAACGTAGACGCGATTGTCTATGTACGGGTGATCGACCCGGAGAAGGCGTACTTCGAGGTCGCCAATTACCGGATGGCAACCGTTGTGCTCGCCCAGACCAGTTTAAGGGGCATCATCGGCGATATGGAGCTCGATGAAGTGCTCTACAATCGTGACGTGATCAACACGAAACTCCGCGACATTCTCGACCGCGAGACCGACCAGTGGGGTGTCAAGGTCGAACGGGTGGAGATAAAGGAAGTCGATCCGGTTGCGGCGGTCAAAAACGCAATGACCGAGCAGACGGCTGCAGAACGTGCCCGGCGTGCAGCAATCCTGAGGGCCGATGGTGATAAACGTTCTGCGATCCTCAAGGCAGAAGGTCTCCGGCAGTCCATGATCCTTGAAGCAGAGGGGGAACGTCAGAGCAAGGTGCTGCGTGCAGAAGGAGAACGACTCTCACGCATTCTCCAGGCGCAGGGAGAGGCACAGGGACTTCGTATCCTTTCCGTGGGTGCCGCACCGCTCGACAACCGGGCCATGACGGTGCTCACGTTAAACGCGCTCAAGAACATGGCAGACGGCCAGGCGACCAAGATCATCTTCCCGTTCGAGCTCTCGCAGTTGATCCGCCAGGGAGCAAAATTCCTCGGCGCAACTGATGAGACGGCAGAAGTTGTCGCAGGACGCCCGGTGATGGACGAGACTATCCTTGGCGATATGCCACAGCGCGAAGAGGTAAACGCAATCTTAAAAGAGATCAAGGATGCAGTCCCGAAAGTCTCTGTCGATGAATTGAAAGATACCAGTAAACGCAAACTTGCCGTCGATGCTGATGCAGAAGCACCTGTCATTCCGCCGGCGGCATAA